The genomic interval CTGGCGGCATATTGGGCATAGTCATAGGATTTGCAAGTCAGACGGTTGTATCAAATTTGATAAGCGGAATATTTTTGATGATAGAAAGACCCATGGCCGTCGGGGACGGGGTGAATATCGGTGATGTAAGCGGGATTGTTAAGGATATAAAGATTCTTTCGACTACTGTAAGGACTTATGATGGTATTTATGTGAGGATACCGAACGATAAAGTTTTCAGCTCAAACATACAGAATTATGTTGTCCATGAAGCGAGGCGGTTCAATTACAGCATAGGCATAAGGTACAAAGATGATGCGGAAAAAGCCATGAAAATAGTTGAAGGCTTGCTGGATGCTCACCCGCTGGTGTTGAAGGAGCCGGCCCCGACAATTTTTGTTGAAGAGCTAGGGGAAAGCAGCGTAAATCTAACGGTCAAAATATGGGCTCCGTCCAGTCACTGGTACGGCGTCTATACGGAAATGCTATGGAAGATTAAAGTGGCCCTGGAGAAGGAAGGCATAGAGATACCGTTCCCGCAACGTGTCGTATGGATGGCTGGAAAAGATGGAAAATAAACGTGAGAAAAAAACCACTGAGATATATACTCATGTAAGCAATAAAGACCTAAGCAGAATACCTAATCCGTTAGATTTAATATATAAGAACGCATACACTGATAAAAGAGAGATGAAGAATAATGAAGAGTAAAAGCCCACCAAAGGGATGTATATACGAAATGGAGCTCATATATAATCCCAAATTAGGGGTATATACGACATTAATGTTGTGTATGAACAAGTTATATGACATATTACTCGGCGAAGATAAAATACAAAAAATTCAAAAGTAATTAACTAATTAAATTATAATCATGGCAAGAAGAGAAAAAGTATGGTTCTATAAACCACCACGACAGCCAAAACTCAAGGTTCCGGATTCAACTAAAGCAGAGGTAGAAAGAAAATGTAATGAATTTGTTGAGTCCGTGTTGAAGCCAAAATACATTAAACCACATCCAAAAAACGAGCGCTTTAATTATGTTGTGGATATTTTTACAAAGTGGTACAGAAATTATTTCTATTTCTGTGCAAAATATTATAGTCCTGACTCAAATGCTATATCGCTTTTTTTTGAAGCAAGATTTGCACGAATGGAGTATGTGAGTGAGGATCAGTTTAATTTGTCGTATATGAGACACACCGGGCAGTGGTGGGAGATTTTTAGAGGACTATCTCTTAACGAATGCATAGAAACTATTAAGGATATGCCTCATTTTACTCCATAATCTAAGACATTGGAGCAGTCGATGTAAAGACAATTATTGGGTTGTTGAAGAATGTATTAGATTGAGTAGGTATTGATTGAAAAAGTTAAGCACATAGGGCAAATAATATCAATGAGATGAGAACAATTAAAATCGCCTGCGTCATACGTCATATAACAAAGTGTATCCGCTGTGGCTAACGCCTTGCCTTGCCTTCGGCAACTTTCTTTATCCGCAAAACATTGTACCTAATTTTGATTCCCTCCTTCAAGTAAGGAAATATTTATAAACTATAGCAAGTTATATGTTGACTATGGCGACAACAATCCAGATAAGTAACGATTTATTAGAAGCTTTAAAGGCTAAAAAGATGTTCAGTAAAGAGAGCTATGAAGAGGTTATATGGGATTTAATAGAAGACTCTATGGAACTCTCTGAGGAAACAAAAAGACATATTAAGCAGGCGGAAGAAGACTATAAAGCAGGAAAGGTATACACCCATGAGCAGGTAAAGAAGGACTTGGGTCTATAATGTATGATATACTATATACTGAACAGGCATTAAATCAATTAAAGAAGTTAGAAAAAGAAATACAGCAAAGAGTAATATCTGTTCTTGAGAGATGTCGCATAAGACCCTATAATCATGTTAAAAAGATAGTAGGCAGCAAATACTTCAGGTTAAGGATTGGAGATTACAGGGTTATTCTTGATATAATGAATAATAAACTACTGATTTTAGTGGTTGAGGCAGGCCATCGCAGAAACACATACAAAAAATAGAAGAGTTCATTTAATCGCGCTATGTAACAGGGTTTAAGGACTTATTTCATCCTCCATTTTGTTCCATCGCTTGTGTCCTGTATCTCAAAACCCAGTTCAGCCAGCTCATCTCTTATAGCGTCGGCCTTCTTCCAATCCTTTTCTTTCCTTGCGTTCTGCCTGATTTCTATTATTTCTTCCATCAGCCCTTCCAGATTTTTTTCTTTGGCAGTTCCTCCGTGCTTTTCAATCAGTGTTGTAAGGAGTGAAACGGCATCTTTCTTTCCTGCTTCATCTTGAAACAATGTTATTATTCCTCCCAGCTCAAGGAGAGTATCAAGGGCATACCTGCTCAATTCTTTGTCTGGCTTGCATTCCATGATATATTTATT from Candidatus Thermoplasmatota archaeon carries:
- a CDS encoding mechanosensitive ion channel family protein, whose product is MNIWESFKDVLELKIGGITTLNIFTFIFIILISAVIGKVVRTNLHRFFKEKVPITTLVVMEKIVHYVIIFIGFMVALPYIGFSLSGLLVAGGILGIVIGFASQTVVSNLISGIFLMIERPMAVGDGVNIGDVSGIVKDIKILSTTVRTYDGIYVRIPNDKVFSSNIQNYVVHEARRFNYSIGIRYKDDAEKAMKIVEGLLDAHPLVLKEPAPTIFVEELGESSVNLTVKIWAPSSHWYGVYTEMLWKIKVALEKEGIEIPFPQRVVWMAGKDGK
- a CDS encoding type II toxin-antitoxin system RelE/ParE family toxin, whose protein sequence is MYDILYTEQALNQLKKLEKEIQQRVISVLERCRIRPYNHVKKIVGSKYFRLRIGDYRVILDIMNNKLLILVVEAGHRRNTYKK